Within the Zea mays cultivar B73 chromosome 10, Zm-B73-REFERENCE-NAM-5.0, whole genome shotgun sequence genome, the region AGTCGTATTTTCGACAGCAGCGTACGATGGTGGAGGAGCAAGTGTGGATGGCCTCGTATAACCTCGAGGGCATCGCACAGCACTGGTACATACAACTACAGGAAGACGAGGGCACCCCATCCTGGAGCAGATTCAGGGAACTGCTCAACCTGCGCTTCGGGCCAGCCCTCCGTTCAGCGCCGTTCTTCGAGCTCACCGAGTGCCGACGCACCGGCACGGTCGAGGAGTACTCCAACCGATTCCAGGAGCTCCTACCCCGTGCTGGCAGGATGGCGGAGGAGCAACGCGTCCAACTCTACACCGGCGGCCTGCTGCCACCGCTCAGCCACGCAGTACGGATACTCAACCCCGGCAACCTCAACACTGCTATGAGCCTAGCGCGGCAGGTGGAGCAGATGGAGCTAGCCAAGATCCCGGCACCAGCCAAGACAGTGCCGCGCGGCATCCTACCGCCGCCACCACCGCGGCCAGCGACCCAGGCGCTACCGGCGCCACAGGCCCCCTTGGCGCTGCCAGCACCGCCACTGGGCGCAGCAACGGGCCGTGGCGACGGCTCCAGGCGCTTATCTCCAGAGGAGATGGCGGATCGGCGCCGCCAAGGCCTGTGTTTTAATTGTAACGAGAAATATTCTCGTGGCCACAACCGTTTTTGCAGGCGCATTTTCTTCTTGGATGGCGTCGAAATTGAGGAGGCCGAGGCGGAAACGGGTGCCGCGGAGACCGACGCTCCCTGTTTCTCCCTCCAGGCCGTGGCCGGGGTCGCGCCAGGGGACACCATGCAGATCGCCGTCACCCTCGGTTCGGTCTCCCTGGTGGCACTGCTCGACTCGGGAAGCACCCACAATTTTATATCCGCAGCGGCGGCGCACCAGTCGGGCATCCCCATCCAGCGCCGACCCCGCCTCACGGCCATGGTGGCCAATGGCGAACAGATCACCTGCGCGGGCGTCCTTCGCAATGCGCCGCTCCACGTCAAGGGCGAAATCTACCCGGCTGACCTCTTCGTCATGCCATTGGCCGGGTACGACGTCGTCCTCGGCACACGATGGCTTGGGGCATTGGGGCCAATCGTGTGGAACCTCGCCAATCGCCGCATGACGTTCCAGCGCCAGGGGCGCTCCATCTTTTGGACGGGCACGCCCAGCCCCAAGGAGCCCGCGCTGTGCGCCACCAACGGGACGGACGCCCTACTGGAGGCCCTTCTCGCCTCGTTCGGGGGGCTCTTCGCAGCTCCGATGGGTTTGCCCCCCAAGCGCGCCCACGATCATCGCATCCTCCTCAAGCCCGATGCGTCACCGGTGGCTGTCCGGCCGTACCGCTACCCGGCTGCCCACAAGGACGAGCTGGAGCGGCAGTGCAACGCCATGATTGACCAGGGGATCGTGCGACGCAGCGACTCCCCATTCTCATCGCCCGTGCTCCTGGTCAAGAAGCCCGATGGCTCGTGGCGCTTCTGCGTCGACTACCGGGCCCTGAACGCCCTCACCATCAAAGACGCGTTCCCCATCCCGGTCGTGGAGGAGCTTCTCGACGAGCTCCACGGCGCCAAATTCTTCACCAAACTGGATCTACGGTCGGGCTATCACCAGGTCCGGATGCGGCCAGAAGACGTGCACAAGACCGCGTTCCGCACACACGATGGCTTGTACGAGTTCCTCGTGATGGCGTTCGGGCTCTGCAACGCCCCCGCCACGTTCCAGGCACTGATGAATGACGTGCTCCGGCCATTCCTCCGAAGGTTCGTCCTGGTATTCTTTGATGACATCCTAATTTACAGCAGCACGTGGGCCGATCACCTCCGCCATCTACGGGCCGTCCTCGATGAGCTACAACGCCATCAGTTGTTCATCAAGCGTTCGAAGTGTTCTTTCGGAGCACCATCTGTCGCCTACCTCGGCCACATCATCTCGGGCTCTCGGCCGCAGGGGTGGCTATGGACCCAGCCAAGGTGGCTGCCATTCACGACTGGCCGCCGCCGCGCACGGTCCGGGCCGTTCGAGGGTTCCTCGGCCTCACCGGGTACTACCGCCGCTTCGTCCACAACTACGGCACGGTGGCTGCCCCCTTAACGGCCCTCCTCAAAAAGGATGGCTTCGTCTGGGATGACGCGGCCATGGCTGCCTTTACGGCGCTCAAGGCAGCCGTGTCGTCCGCCCCTGTCCTCGCCATGCCAGACTTCGGCAAGCGGTTCGTGGTGGAGTGCGATGCGTCCTCCGCAGGTTTCGGTGGGGTGCTCGTCCAGGAGGGACACCCGGTCGCGTTCTTCAGCCGACCTATTGCACCCCGCCACCGCGACCTCGCCGCCTACGAGCGCGAACTTATCGGCCTGGTCCAGGCCGTCCGGCACTGGCGGCCGTACCTATGGGGACGGCACTTCATCGTCAAGACGGATCACTTCAGTCTCAAGTATCTCCTCGACCAGCGGTTGGCCACGATTCCCCAACACCATTGGGTGGGCAAACTTCTGGGAGTCGACTTTACGGTCGAATACCGCTCGGGCGCCACGAACACCGTCGCCGACGCACTATCCAGGAGGGACCCCGACGAGGGCACGCTGATGGCCATTTCAGCACCCCGTTTCGACTTCATCGAGCGCCTGCGCCAGGCACAGGCTACGGATCCGGCCCTCGTCGCCATCTACGAAGAGATCCGCGCAGGCACGCGCGCAGCACCATGGTCCATCATCGGTGGGATGGTCGCCATGGAGGGGCGCCTCTATATCCCAGCCACTTCACCCCTACTACGGGAGATCGTGGCCACTGTACACGATGACGGCCACGAAGGCGTCCACCGCACCCTGCATCGACTACGGCGCGACTTTCATTTTCCCAACATGCGTCGTATTGTGCAGGAATTCGTCAGGGCGTGCGGAACGTGCCAAACATACAAGTCAGATCACCTACGTCCGGCTGGTCTCCTACaacccctgccaatcccagatggGGTGTGGTCGGACATCGGCATAGACTTCATCGAAGCTCTGCCCCGCGTGCAAGGCAAGACGGTCATTCTCACCGTCGTCGACCGTTTCAGCAAGTACTGCCACTTCATCCCGCTGGCGCACCCATACACGGCGGAGCCAGGCGACCCACCGACCATCCGGTCCTACGAGCCGGGTGACGCACGCGTGCCCGCGGTGGCGCAGGAGATGGACGAACGGGCCGCCTTCCTCGACGACGTTCGCTACCGTCTCCATCAGGCGCAAGTATCCCAGAAACGCGCCTACGATCAACATCACAGGCAGGTCGTCTACAACGTCGGTGACTGGGCCCTTCTTCGTCTCCGTCAACGACCATCGGCATCCCTGCCACGTTCCACCACAGGCAAGTTGAAGCCCCGTTATGTCGGCCCCTACCGTGTCAAGGAGATCATCAACGAGGCGGCCGTACGCCTACAGCTTCCATCCGACGCCAAAATCCACGACGTCTTCCATGTGGGCATCCTTAAGAAGTTCGTTGGGGCGCCACCAACGGAACCACCTGCGCTCCCGGCCACACTCAACGGCGCAGTGGTGTCCACACCTTCCCGTGTCTTGGCGGGTCGCCTGGCTCGCGGCATTCGGCAAATTTTGATACAGTGGCACGGTGAACCAGTGACGTCTGCGACCTGGGAGGATTTCGAGGATTTCCGGGCAACCTTCCCCACtttccagctcgaggacgagctgactTTCGAGGCCgggagagatgtcatgtacggTAAGCCGTACACAAGGCGCAGGCGCGCACGCGACATCCGGCGGGCAGCAGAGCGCGCCAAAAGTGCAGCAGCGCCACAGATGGCAGGCACTCAAGTTTAGGAAAGCAGCAGCCACTTATGGCAAGGGATAAATAGGAAAGTATCAATTTAGCTCTTATGGCAAGGAATAAGTAGGAAAGTAGCAATTTGGCACTTATGGCAAGGAATAAGTAGGAAAGTAGTATTTTGGCAGGGAGGATAATTAGGGAGCTTGCTCCATTTGTGTGGCCGTCGGCCCTATATATCCCCAGGTGCGCAGCACTGTTGAGGGCAATAAAGTATCAAGTCatttcccacctctctctctcaaGCCTGCGGTTAGGAGGAATACTCCTACCGGAGAAGACGGCCGAAGGCTACGAGTTACGTAGCCGAGGCCCGACGAGTCAAGGGTTCGACGCTCTTGACATGTTATGTGTTGTTTTTAAAACATGTAGCAATTTGTTTGTAGCGAGTTTAACCCTAGTCCCTACTAATATAAAGGAGTTTCTCCATGCGTCTTTGGTAATTTTGAGAACCCTCCTCAATTTTTCTTCATTCAACCCGTGGTTCTCTGCTCCGCTTGCCTTGTGCCGATCTGTCGTTCCCCTTCCTATCTCCTCCCAGTGCCTCCTTCTCTCGCCCTCTTCTTGCaggattgagagcacctagagggggtgggggtgaataggtgatcctgcaaaatatgACTTAAGacacacaaacttggtctaaaagtTAGAGTTAGTGCAAATTAAACCAAGTTTGagaggagagaagagagaggttcccttcacttgattgctctatcAAGATATGAATTAGacttagagcaatatcacaagtgagaATAGAGAACTTTAGGAAGATGGAAAATCACAGTAAAGTAATTGACACAAGAGACacgacgatttttatcccgtagtttggtcaagcgtaatatgcttgcctactgcacgttgtggtgtcccaatggacgagtgttgcactcaacccctctcaagtgatccaagatcaaacttgagtaccacagttcttccttatatctcaaaatcctgtttgtgaggaatctctagAATCTGGAGTCTCTCACAGCCTTACACAATGATCACAATCAAaaccggagtaaggaagggagagataacacacacaagagcaaatCACAACAACACACACAAGAGATGCAATGACAAGAGCGCAAGAACAGACTGACGGAGTTAGAACT harbors:
- the LOC109943108 gene encoding uncharacterized protein, yielding MAEPTLADVIEMMKAMQADITRLKEKSDSSSSSGAQPERHRDIDRPPRFQKWDFPRFDGKTDPLLFINKCESYFRQQRTMVEEQVWMASYNLEGIAQHWYIQLQEDEGTPSWSRFRELLNLRFGPALRSAPFFELTECRRTGTVEEYSNRFQELLPRAGRMAEEQRVQLYTGGLLPPLSHAVRILNPGNLNTAMSLARQVEQMELAKIPAPAKTVPRGILPPPPPRPATQALPAPQAPLALPAPPLGAATGRGDGSRRLSPEEMADRRRQGLCFNCNEKYSRGHNRFCRRIFFLDGVEIEEAEAETGAAETDAPCFSLQAVAGVAPGDTMQIAVTLGSVSLVALLDSGSTHNFISAAAAHQSGIPIQRRPRLTAMVANGEQITCAGVLRNAPLHVKGEIYPADLFVMPLAGYDVVLGTRWLGALGPIVWNLANRRMTFQRQGRSIFWTGTPSPKEPALCATNGTDALLEALLASFGGLFAAPMGLPPKRAHDHRILLKPDASPVAVRPYRYPAAHKDELERQCNAMIDQGIVRRSDSPFSSPVLLVKKPDGSWRFCVDYRALNALTIKDAFPIPVVEELLDELHGAKFFTKLDLRSGYHQVRMRPEDVHKTAFRTHDGLYEFLVMAFGLCNAPATFQALMNDVLRPFLRRFVLVFFDDILIYSSTWADHLRHLRAVLDELQRHQLFIKRSKCSFGAPSVAYLGHIISGSRPQGWLWTQPRWLPFTTGRRRARSGPFEGSSASPGTTAASSTTTARWLPP